A single genomic interval of Noviherbaspirillum cavernae harbors:
- a CDS encoding bifunctional riboflavin kinase/FAD synthetase, which produces MKVFRGLPNAASRAPCALTIGNFDGVHRGHQALLAHVREAATKLGVEAAVMTFEPHPREFFARLAGDLSKAPTRIASLRDKLQSLQNAGIDRVIVEHFNAHFASMSPDDFVERVLVQGLHVKWLMVGEDFRYGAKRAGDIASLTAAGKKFGFHVEAMPTVTNNGTRISSSSVRAALAQSDFEHAAQLLGHPYSISGHVVHGKKLGRTIGFPTMNLRVVHKRPALSGIFVVQVHGLADKPLPGVASLGVRPTIEDSGRVLLETYVFDYAQQCYGKLIRVEFMKKLRDEEKFIDLPALTDAIARDEANARAYFRQPDASAISATDRI; this is translated from the coding sequence ATGAAGGTATTTCGCGGACTTCCCAATGCCGCATCGCGTGCGCCCTGCGCATTGACGATTGGCAATTTCGACGGCGTGCATCGCGGACATCAAGCGCTGCTGGCACACGTGCGGGAAGCGGCAACGAAACTGGGAGTGGAAGCTGCGGTCATGACCTTCGAGCCGCATCCGCGCGAGTTTTTCGCACGGCTCGCAGGCGACCTGTCCAAGGCGCCGACCCGCATCGCCAGTCTGCGCGACAAGCTGCAGTCCTTGCAGAATGCCGGCATCGATCGCGTCATCGTCGAGCATTTCAACGCGCATTTCGCGTCCATGTCTCCCGATGATTTCGTTGAAAGGGTGCTGGTGCAGGGCTTGCACGTGAAGTGGCTGATGGTCGGCGAAGACTTCCGTTACGGGGCGAAGCGCGCGGGCGATATCGCATCGCTGACTGCAGCCGGGAAGAAGTTCGGTTTCCATGTCGAAGCCATGCCCACTGTCACGAACAACGGCACGCGCATCTCCTCCTCCTCCGTCCGCGCCGCGCTGGCACAGAGCGATTTCGAACACGCGGCACAACTGCTCGGGCATCCTTATTCGATATCGGGACACGTCGTCCACGGCAAGAAGCTCGGCCGGACCATCGGTTTCCCGACCATGAATCTGCGCGTCGTCCACAAGCGGCCCGCGCTGTCCGGCATCTTCGTGGTGCAGGTGCACGGCCTCGCGGACAAGCCGCTGCCCGGCGTCGCCAGCCTCGGCGTGCGGCCCACCATCGAGGACAGCGGGCGCGTGCTGCTGGAAACCTATGTGTTCGACTATGCGCAACAGTGCTACGGCAAGCTGATCCGGGTCGAGTTCATGAAGAAGCTGCGCGATGAGGAAAAGTTCATCGACCTGCCGGCGCTGACCGACGCCATCGCGCGCGACGAGGCGAATGCCCGCGCGTATTTCAGGCAACCGGACGCTTCCGCCATCTCCGCGACCGATCGAATTTGA
- a CDS encoding zinc-dependent peptidase produces the protein MLSRMNDFRDNRPMQWLRRLFHRHVPRIPDALWRDCVARLPFLQRLPPHDLERLKRLCEALLDKKTFTSAGGLELTDEIAVLIALQASLPVLNLTLDLYDDMAGIIVYPAAFVVPQSEMDEAGVVHEWRAPVSGEALDAGGAVVLSWEDVEASDAPGYNVVIHEFAHKIDMGDGGANGCPPFLADYHRDIGPQAWQREFTAAYEDFTRQVDALDRQLPDDFDENDDVHASLHEALFAELPLDPYAASHPAEFFAVASEAFFVLPQPLADAYPEIYRLLSRYYRQDPLGAARHDAS, from the coding sequence GTGTTGTCGCGGATGAATGATTTCCGTGACAATAGGCCCATGCAATGGCTGCGCCGACTCTTTCATCGACATGTTCCTCGCATCCCCGACGCGCTCTGGCGGGATTGCGTTGCCCGCCTTCCCTTTCTCCAACGACTGCCGCCCCATGACTTGGAGCGCCTCAAGCGTTTATGCGAAGCATTGCTTGACAAAAAAACATTCACCTCCGCCGGCGGACTTGAACTGACCGACGAAATCGCCGTTCTGATTGCGCTGCAGGCAAGCTTGCCGGTATTGAATCTGACTCTCGACTTGTACGATGACATGGCAGGCATCATCGTTTATCCGGCCGCCTTCGTCGTGCCGCAGAGCGAAATGGACGAGGCCGGCGTGGTGCATGAGTGGCGCGCTCCCGTCTCCGGCGAGGCATTGGATGCGGGCGGCGCAGTCGTATTGTCCTGGGAAGACGTCGAAGCATCCGATGCGCCCGGCTACAACGTTGTTATCCACGAATTCGCCCACAAAATAGATATGGGGGATGGCGGAGCGAACGGCTGCCCGCCGTTTCTTGCGGACTATCATCGCGACATCGGACCGCAGGCATGGCAACGGGAATTCACGGCGGCGTATGAAGACTTTACCAGGCAAGTGGATGCGCTCGACCGTCAGTTGCCGGATGACTTCGATGAAAACGATGACGTTCATGCAAGCCTGCATGAGGCGCTGTTCGCGGAGTTGCCGCTCGACCCTTATGCGGCCAGTCATCCGGCGGAATTCTTTGCCGTGGCCTCGGAAGCGTTTTTCGTTTTGCCGCAGCCGTTGGCGGATGCCTACCCGGAAATTTATCGTCTGCTCTCCCGGTATTACCGCCAAGACCCCTTGGGCGCGGCCAGGCACGATGCCTCGTAA
- a CDS encoding YidB family protein, producing the protein MGLLDSALGMFGGGQAQMADPKMRLLQAALSMLSNDGQTGGLSGLAGKFQEAGLGDVVNSWIGSGQNMPISSEQIQQALGGGELEQISETAGLSQNETASQLSELLPGLVDKLTPNGQAPQGGFGDVASLLEQFMSKR; encoded by the coding sequence ATGGGACTTCTGGACAGTGCACTCGGTATGTTCGGCGGCGGCCAGGCACAAATGGCCGATCCGAAAATGCGGCTGCTGCAAGCCGCGCTTTCCATGCTGTCGAACGATGGCCAGACTGGCGGCCTGTCCGGCTTGGCAGGGAAATTTCAGGAAGCCGGGCTGGGCGATGTCGTCAACTCTTGGATCGGCAGCGGCCAGAACATGCCGATCTCCAGCGAGCAGATTCAGCAAGCACTGGGCGGCGGCGAGCTGGAACAGATTTCGGAGACCGCCGGCCTGTCGCAGAATGAAACCGCCAGCCAATTGAGCGAATTGCTGCCTGGACTGGTGGACAAGTTGACGCCCAACGGACAAGCGCCGCAGGGCGGCTTCGGCGATGTCGCATCGCTGCTGGAGCAATTCATGAGCAAGCGTTAG
- a CDS encoding 16S rRNA (uracil(1498)-N(3))-methyltransferase gives MPRFFDPQSLQVGAIISLPDHVAHHVRVLRMAHGDNITLFNGEGGEYTATLTEIDKKRASAEIKTFSPREAELPYAIKLAQALPEASKMDWIIEKAVELGVTAIQPLTAQRCVVRLSAERAEKKAAHWQGIIVAASEQSGRNRLAHLAEPLDFHQWVGQQDLHTRILLTPRAEQSFSDWARHHSPQSVSLLIGPEGGFTKQEEDAARAQGVLALSIGQRVLRTETAGLAAVSAMNAIWGEM, from the coding sequence ATGCCACGCTTCTTCGATCCCCAATCTCTGCAGGTCGGCGCCATAATTTCCCTGCCCGATCACGTCGCCCACCACGTGCGCGTGCTGCGCATGGCGCATGGCGACAACATCACGCTGTTCAATGGCGAAGGCGGCGAATATACCGCCACACTGACGGAGATTGACAAGAAACGCGCAAGCGCGGAGATCAAGACCTTTTCACCGCGTGAGGCCGAATTGCCCTACGCGATCAAGCTGGCCCAGGCGCTGCCGGAAGCGTCCAAGATGGACTGGATCATCGAAAAGGCTGTTGAACTCGGCGTCACCGCGATTCAACCGCTGACCGCGCAACGCTGCGTAGTCCGGCTTTCAGCGGAGCGGGCGGAAAAGAAAGCCGCGCATTGGCAGGGAATCATCGTCGCGGCCTCGGAGCAAAGCGGCCGCAACCGGCTGGCGCATCTGGCCGAACCGTTGGATTTTCACCAATGGGTCGGCCAGCAAGACTTGCACACGCGCATTCTCCTGACGCCGCGCGCCGAGCAATCGTTTTCCGACTGGGCACGGCACCATTCGCCACAGTCGGTGAGCCTGTTGATCGGGCCGGAAGGCGGCTTCACGAAACAGGAAGAAGATGCCGCGCGCGCGCAAGGCGTATTGGCATTGTCGATTGGACAACGAGTGCTGCGCACGGAAACCGCAGGCTTGGCAGCTGTTTCCGCCATGAATGCGATTTGGGGCGAGATGTAA
- the tkt gene encoding transketolase has protein sequence MTSTLPTTKMANAIRALAMDAVQKANSGHPGMPMGMAEIAVALWGKHYRHNPANPHWVNRDRFVVSNGHGSMLHYALLHLTGYDLSMEEIRNFRQLHSKTPGHPEVHITPGIETTTGPLGQGLTNAVGMALAEKLLAAEFNKPGFDVVDHHTYVLLGDGCLMEGISHEACSLAGTLRLSRLIALYDDNGISIDGKVDGWFLDDTPKRFEAYHWNVIRDVDGHNVDAVNAAIAQAKTSDKPTLICCKTVIGKGAPNMQGTDKVHGAALGDKEIAATREAIDWANAPFEIPSDVYSAWNAKETGSKLEGEWDALFKAYGERYPQEAGELVRRMKGELPGNLDAAVEAYIASCVEKKETIATRKASQNAIQALAQVLPEFLGGSADLTGSNLTNWKESVAVRADQPGNHINYGVREFGMSAVMNGIALHGGFIPFGATFLTFSDYSRNAIRMAALMKTRSIFVFTHDSIGLGEDGPTHQSVEHVSSLRLIPQLDNWRPCDTVESAIAWKNAVKRKDGPSTLIFSRQNLPFMERNADQIANIDKGAYVLRDAAGAKAVLIATGSEVELAVKAADELAKQGIPVRVVSMPSTDVFDRQDAAYKTSVLPKGLPRVAVEAGVTAFWHKYVGLEGAVVGIDTFGESAPAGVLFKHFGFTTERVVETVKSVLV, from the coding sequence ATGACTTCCACGCTCCCGACTACCAAGATGGCCAATGCAATCCGCGCATTGGCAATGGATGCAGTACAAAAGGCAAATTCCGGCCATCCCGGCATGCCGATGGGGATGGCGGAAATTGCCGTTGCACTGTGGGGCAAGCATTATCGTCACAATCCGGCCAATCCGCACTGGGTCAATCGCGACCGCTTCGTGGTGTCCAATGGCCACGGTTCGATGCTGCACTATGCATTGCTGCATTTGACAGGTTACGACCTGTCGATGGAGGAAATCAGGAATTTCCGTCAACTGCATTCGAAGACTCCGGGCCATCCGGAAGTGCACATCACGCCAGGCATCGAAACCACGACCGGCCCGCTGGGACAGGGCTTGACCAATGCGGTCGGCATGGCGCTGGCGGAAAAATTGCTCGCCGCCGAATTCAACAAGCCGGGTTTCGACGTGGTCGATCACCACACCTATGTGCTCCTTGGCGATGGTTGCCTGATGGAAGGCATCTCGCATGAGGCATGCTCGCTGGCCGGCACGCTGCGCCTGTCCAGGCTGATTGCCCTGTACGACGACAACGGCATTTCGATCGACGGCAAGGTGGATGGCTGGTTCCTGGATGACACGCCGAAGCGTTTCGAGGCATATCACTGGAACGTGATCCGCGATGTCGATGGACACAATGTCGATGCGGTCAACGCTGCCATCGCGCAGGCGAAGACATCGGACAAGCCGACCTTGATCTGCTGCAAGACGGTCATCGGCAAAGGCGCGCCCAATATGCAGGGTACCGACAAGGTGCATGGTGCCGCGCTGGGCGACAAGGAAATCGCCGCAACGCGCGAAGCGATCGACTGGGCCAATGCACCATTCGAGATTCCGTCCGATGTCTATTCCGCATGGAATGCGAAAGAGACAGGCAGCAAGCTGGAAGGGGAGTGGGACGCCTTGTTCAAGGCCTATGGCGAGCGCTATCCGCAAGAAGCCGGCGAGTTGGTGCGCCGCATGAAAGGCGAACTGCCGGGCAATCTCGATGCTGCGGTCGAGGCATACATCGCCTCCTGCGTCGAGAAGAAGGAAACGATTGCCACTCGCAAGGCCAGCCAGAACGCGATCCAGGCGTTGGCACAGGTATTGCCGGAGTTTCTCGGCGGTTCCGCCGACCTGACCGGCTCGAACCTGACCAACTGGAAGGAGTCCGTTGCCGTCCGCGCCGACCAGCCGGGCAATCACATCAATTACGGCGTGCGCGAGTTCGGCATGTCGGCCGTGATGAACGGCATCGCGTTGCATGGCGGTTTCATTCCGTTCGGCGCTACCTTCCTCACGTTCTCGGATTACAGCCGCAATGCGATCCGCATGGCGGCGCTGATGAAGACGCGCTCGATCTTCGTGTTCACACATGATTCGATCGGCCTGGGCGAAGACGGCCCGACGCACCAGTCGGTCGAGCACGTGTCGAGCCTGCGCCTGATCCCGCAACTGGACAACTGGCGTCCGTGCGACACCGTGGAATCGGCAATCGCATGGAAAAATGCAGTCAAGCGCAAGGACGGTCCGAGCACCTTGATCTTCTCGCGCCAGAACCTGCCGTTCATGGAGCGCAATGCGGATCAGATCGCGAACATCGACAAGGGCGCTTACGTGCTGCGCGATGCGGCAGGTGCGAAGGCGGTGCTGATCGCCACAGGGTCTGAAGTGGAGCTGGCGGTCAAGGCAGCAGATGAACTGGCGAAGCAGGGAATCCCGGTGCGCGTGGTGTCGATGCCGAGCACGGACGTATTCGATCGCCAGGATGCGGCATACAAGACCAGTGTGTTGCCGAAGGGCCTGCCGCGTGTCGCGGTGGAAGCCGGCGTGACCGCCTTCTGGCACAAGTATGTCGGCCTTGAAGGTGCAGTGGTGGGTATCGATACCTTCGGCGAATCCGCACCGGCGGGTGTGCTGTTCAAGCATTTCGGCTTCACGACCGAGCGCGTCGTGGAGACTGTGAAATCGGTTTTAGTTTGA
- the gap gene encoding type I glyceraldehyde-3-phosphate dehydrogenase produces the protein MTIRVAINGYGRIGRNILRAHYEGGKKNDIQIVAINDLGNAQSNAHLTRYDTAHGKFPGTVEVDGDFMIVNGDKIKVFAQRNPAEIPWGELNVDVVLECTGFFTTKEKASAHLKGGAKKVIISAPGGKDVDATVVFGVNEKVLKASDTVISNASCTTNCLAPLVKPLHDKIGVVNGLMTTVHAYTNDQVLTDVMHEDLRRARSATQSMIPTKTGAAAAVGLVLPELNGKLDGYAIRVPTINVSIVDLSFIAARDTTVDEINAIMKEASDGALKGILTYQTEPLVSVDFNHNPASSNFDATLTKVSGRLVKVSSWYDNEWGFSNRMLDTTVALMAAK, from the coding sequence ATGACCATTCGCGTCGCAATCAACGGCTATGGCCGTATCGGTCGCAACATCCTTCGTGCGCATTACGAAGGCGGCAAGAAAAATGACATCCAGATCGTTGCGATCAACGATCTCGGCAATGCGCAATCCAACGCGCACCTGACCCGCTACGACACGGCGCACGGCAAGTTCCCGGGCACGGTTGAAGTCGATGGCGATTTCATGATCGTCAACGGCGACAAGATCAAGGTCTTCGCGCAACGCAATCCGGCTGAAATCCCATGGGGCGAGCTGAATGTTGACGTCGTGCTCGAATGCACCGGCTTCTTCACCACCAAGGAAAAGGCATCGGCCCACCTGAAAGGCGGCGCGAAGAAAGTCATCATTTCCGCACCGGGTGGCAAGGACGTGGATGCGACCGTCGTGTTCGGCGTCAACGAGAAGGTGCTGAAGGCCTCCGACACCGTGATCTCCAACGCATCGTGCACCACCAACTGCCTCGCGCCGCTGGTCAAGCCGCTGCACGACAAGATCGGCGTGGTCAACGGCTTGATGACCACGGTCCATGCTTACACCAATGACCAGGTGCTGACCGACGTGATGCACGAAGACCTGCGCCGCGCCCGTTCCGCCACCCAGTCGATGATCCCGACCAAGACCGGTGCCGCAGCCGCTGTCGGCCTCGTGCTACCGGAACTGAACGGCAAGCTGGACGGCTACGCGATCCGCGTTCCGACCATCAACGTCTCCATCGTTGACCTGTCCTTCATCGCCGCGCGCGACACGACCGTCGATGAAATCAATGCGATCATGAAGGAAGCGTCCGACGGTGCGTTGAAGGGCATCCTGACCTATCAAACCGAACCGCTCGTCTCCGTGGATTTCAACCACAATCCGGCATCGAGCAATTTCGACGCGACCCTGACCAAGGTGTCCGGTCGTCTGGTGAAAGTGTCCTCGTGGTATGACAACGAGTGGGGCTTCTCCAACCGCATGCTGGATACCACTGTTGCATTGATGGCTGCAAAATAA
- the lepB gene encoding signal peptidase I, with protein MRAIRELIAEHKWFIALVLCMIMLRSAIADWYGVPSGSMYPTVLIGDRVLSNRLAYDLKIPFTDVIVKRIADPQRGDIVTFTSPEDGIRLVKRVVAVPGDVVEMRDDELLVNGVQATYTVAEETVAARLVPDYRDPQVTLNERIFGHQRTILLMPQRKALRSFRAVTVPAGAYLVLGDNRNNSKDSRYIGFIKRELLTGQVERVILSLDAENYYLPRMERFGVALN; from the coding sequence ATGCGGGCAATCAGAGAGCTGATCGCGGAACACAAGTGGTTTATAGCCCTGGTCCTCTGCATGATCATGCTTCGCAGCGCCATCGCTGACTGGTATGGCGTTCCGTCTGGCTCCATGTACCCGACCGTACTGATCGGCGACCGGGTACTGTCCAACCGGTTGGCATACGACCTCAAGATTCCCTTCACTGATGTGATCGTCAAGCGCATCGCCGACCCGCAGCGCGGCGATATTGTCACGTTTACCTCGCCCGAAGACGGCATCCGTCTCGTCAAGCGCGTGGTGGCCGTACCCGGCGACGTGGTGGAAATGCGCGACGACGAATTGCTCGTCAATGGCGTGCAAGCGACCTATACCGTTGCCGAAGAAACCGTCGCTGCCCGACTTGTCCCGGACTATCGCGATCCGCAAGTGACGCTGAATGAACGCATCTTCGGTCATCAACGCACTATCCTGCTGATGCCGCAGCGAAAAGCTCTGCGTTCCTTTCGTGCGGTGACGGTGCCTGCCGGTGCCTACCTTGTATTGGGCGACAACCGCAACAACAGCAAGGATTCGCGCTACATCGGCTTCATCAAGCGTGAGCTGCTGACGGGGCAGGTCGAGCGCGTGATACTTTCGCTTGATGCGGAGAATTATTATTTGCCCCGAATGGAAAGATTCGGCGTGGCGCTGAATTGA
- the glnE gene encoding bifunctional [glutamate--ammonia ligase]-adenylyl-L-tyrosine phosphorylase/[glutamate--ammonia-ligase] adenylyltransferase, giving the protein MGDPARADAVANRSKLSIGPTDFSDLLQKETDAGLPLPRAMRRVRNLVLASLIERELSGRSNLEEVLTTISAFADFAVQTHVAALSAEMITAHGTPIGNESGAPQELIVLGMGKLGGFELNVSSDIDLIFVYPENGETQTTSPDQRQLSNHEFFTLLGKKLIGAISEITEDGFTFRVDMALRPNGASGPLAASFGMVEEYLIVQGREWERYAWVKARAITGLPSDIAVLDQIVRPFVYRRYLDYGAIEAMRKMHAQIRAEVTRQEVRHPDRSNNVKLGRGGIREIEFLAQVFQLIRGGRDSELRDRSTRITLNTLARKNLLTTAEVEQLLDAYTFLRNLEHRLQYLDDAQTHTFPANPADRLTVAQMMGFTDVESLLEELDAHRAVVAAQFDSIFSDKGQPASSAPHDAVAAQAHLSETDTRENIEARLSALGFQEPASAAHRLQLTLQSPRLQSLPENSRNKLIGLINTALHSIDANASARDATLGRLLDFLEAIARRAAYLALLTEYPHTLERVIRMMNASDWAAKYLTRHPILLDELLDDRTLKAAPDWPSFALECQRQLDAAGDDTEHKMNVLRDLHHAQLFRLLAQDLEGDLTVEKLADHLSALADVLVAATIQAVWQTMPHRHRETPRFAVIAYGKLGGKELGYVSDLDVIFLFDDDHPDAPMHYAKLAQRFITWMTSHTPAGILFDIDIALRPDGASGLLVSKLSAFEKYQMESAWVWEHQALTRARFCAGDAAIGARFEAIRETVLRQPREAEKLRQEVLSMRKKMHEGHPNRSAQFDLKHDDGGMIDIEFIVQFLVLRHAAQYPQLTADIGNIALLKLCGELGLIDRGLAGDTADAYRTYRKLQHQIRLQGEERARVASDRIASEAATVKRLWASIFD; this is encoded by the coding sequence ATGGGCGATCCTGCCCGCGCAGATGCGGTGGCGAATCGTAGCAAATTATCCATCGGCCCTACGGATTTTTCCGATCTCTTACAAAAGGAAACAGACGCCGGCCTGCCTTTGCCGCGCGCGATGCGACGGGTGCGCAATCTGGTACTGGCAAGCTTGATCGAACGCGAGTTGAGCGGCCGTTCCAATCTGGAGGAAGTGCTGACGACAATCAGCGCGTTCGCCGATTTTGCGGTGCAGACACATGTCGCCGCCCTCTCTGCGGAGATGATCACGGCGCATGGCACGCCGATCGGCAACGAATCGGGTGCACCGCAGGAATTGATCGTGCTCGGAATGGGAAAGCTCGGCGGCTTCGAGCTCAACGTGTCCTCCGACATCGACCTGATTTTCGTTTACCCGGAGAATGGCGAAACCCAGACCACGTCGCCGGATCAACGGCAATTGTCGAATCACGAATTTTTCACCTTGCTGGGCAAGAAGCTGATCGGCGCAATTTCCGAAATCACGGAAGACGGCTTTACTTTCCGTGTGGACATGGCGTTGCGTCCGAACGGCGCGTCGGGCCCGCTCGCCGCCAGCTTCGGCATGGTCGAGGAATACCTGATCGTGCAAGGCCGCGAGTGGGAACGCTACGCATGGGTCAAGGCGCGTGCCATCACCGGCCTTCCCTCCGACATCGCGGTCCTCGACCAGATCGTGCGGCCGTTCGTATACCGCCGTTATCTGGACTACGGCGCGATCGAGGCAATGCGAAAGATGCATGCGCAGATCCGCGCCGAAGTCACGCGACAGGAAGTCCGCCATCCGGACCGCAGCAATAACGTGAAGCTCGGACGCGGCGGCATACGCGAGATCGAGTTCCTGGCGCAGGTGTTTCAGCTCATTCGCGGCGGCCGCGACAGCGAACTGCGCGACCGTTCGACGCGCATCACGCTGAACACGCTGGCACGGAAGAACCTGCTGACGACCGCGGAAGTAGAGCAATTGCTGGATGCGTACACTTTTCTCCGCAATCTCGAGCATCGTCTGCAATATCTCGACGATGCGCAGACCCACACCTTCCCGGCAAACCCCGCCGACCGGCTGACGGTGGCGCAGATGATGGGCTTTACCGACGTGGAATCGCTGCTGGAAGAACTGGACGCCCATCGCGCAGTCGTCGCCGCGCAATTCGATTCCATCTTCAGCGACAAGGGACAGCCCGCTTCCAGCGCACCGCACGACGCCGTTGCCGCGCAAGCGCACTTGTCCGAGACGGACACCCGGGAAAACATCGAAGCGCGCCTGAGCGCACTCGGTTTCCAGGAACCGGCTTCAGCCGCACACCGGCTGCAACTGACATTGCAATCCCCACGTCTGCAGTCATTGCCGGAGAACAGCCGAAACAAACTGATCGGGCTGATCAATACCGCTCTGCACAGCATCGACGCCAATGCGAGCGCGCGCGATGCGACACTGGGCCGTTTACTGGATTTCCTTGAAGCGATCGCGCGCCGCGCAGCGTATCTCGCATTGCTCACCGAATATCCGCATACGCTGGAACGCGTGATCCGCATGATGAATGCGAGTGATTGGGCGGCGAAATATCTGACGCGACATCCGATTCTGCTCGACGAGTTGCTGGACGACCGTACGCTGAAGGCGGCACCCGACTGGCCATCGTTCGCGCTGGAATGCCAGCGCCAGCTGGATGCCGCGGGTGACGATACCGAACACAAGATGAACGTGTTGCGTGATCTGCATCATGCGCAACTGTTCCGCCTGCTGGCGCAGGATCTGGAAGGCGATCTGACGGTGGAGAAGCTGGCCGACCACCTGTCGGCACTGGCCGATGTGCTGGTGGCGGCGACGATCCAGGCTGTTTGGCAGACAATGCCGCACCGGCACCGTGAAACGCCGCGATTCGCGGTCATCGCCTACGGCAAGCTCGGCGGCAAGGAACTTGGCTACGTCTCCGATCTGGATGTGATTTTCCTGTTCGACGACGACCATCCTGATGCACCCATGCATTACGCCAAACTGGCGCAACGTTTCATCACCTGGATGACCAGCCACACGCCCGCCGGCATCCTGTTTGACATCGACATCGCGCTGCGCCCCGACGGCGCGAGCGGCTTGCTGGTGTCAAAACTGTCCGCCTTCGAAAAATACCAGATGGAATCCGCGTGGGTATGGGAGCATCAGGCGCTGACGCGCGCCCGCTTCTGCGCGGGCGATGCGGCCATCGGGGCCCGTTTCGAGGCAATTCGTGAAACGGTTTTGCGCCAGCCCCGCGAAGCGGAAAAGCTCAGGCAAGAAGTCCTGTCGATGCGCAAGAAGATGCACGAGGGGCATCCGAACCGCTCGGCGCAATTCGACCTCAAGCATGACGACGGCGGCATGATCGACATCGAATTCATCGTCCAGTTCCTGGTGCTGCGCCATGCTGCGCAATATCCGCAATTGACGGCTGATATCGGCAATATCGCATTGCTGAAACTGTGCGGCGAGCTGGGCTTGATCGATCGCGGATTGGCGGGCGATACCGCAGATGCGTACCGCACGTATCGGAAATTGCAACACCAGATCAGACTGCAAGGGGAAGAACGCGCGCGGGTCGCGAGTGACAGGATTGCAAGCGAGGCGGCGACGGTCAAGCGGCTTTGGGCATCGATATTCGACTGA